Genomic window (Arachis hypogaea cultivar Tifrunner chromosome 13, arahy.Tifrunner.gnm2.J5K5, whole genome shotgun sequence):
CGGGCCCCAGGGTAGCTATCTAGTTTATTCTATTTGTATCGTTTGCTTGGTTAGAACgcggataaaatattttttagttcgTACTATTTTGTTTGGGTAGGGGttgtttaaaatagaaaaaatgactTTTATTAAATGGtaggcctcgttaaaacctcccgTTGTTACCTGGGTAGGAAAGAGTATCTGAAAAAACggaaatacaaaataaaagaaaaagaaacatttaaGAACTAAGAGTGACTTTGCaaaataactaaacaaaacattttGACAAAGTTACCAAATCGGTAGAGCTTTCTTATGAGTAGAAACGCAGTAGGTTTGCAACGTTCCATGACCTCGGTATCTCGTGCCCGTTAAGTCGTTCTAGCTTGTAGGCTCCTTTCCCGATTACCAACTTGATTAGATAAGGCTCTTCCTAGTTAGGTGTGAGTTTACCTTTTTTCTGGGGTAGAAGGGCCGATGTAGTTGCGTTGTAAGACTAAGTCTCCCTCCCTGAAGTCTCGTTTCACTATGCCCTAATTGTACCTTAGGCTCACCCATTGTTTCAAGGCTAGTTCTAGCAGGTGAGCTATGCTTCTGACCTAGTCCGCGAGGTCCCATTATGCATTTTCATTGTGTCCCCCAATGGTCCTCTGGGGGCTCGGTTCCCAGTTTTCTATGGGAATAATGGCTTCCAGGCCGTATGTTAGCCGGAACGGGGATTCCACGGTGAAGGTTTGGGGTGATGTTCGATACGACCAGAGTACTAACCCGAGTTCGTTGGCCCAAAGGCCTTTGGCTTTGTCTAGCCATTTCTTGAGCCCTTTTatgatgactttgttggccgcttctaCCTGGCCGTTGGTTTGCAGACGTTCTATCGAGCTGAATCTCTGGGAGATGCCGAGTCCCTCTAGAAATTCTTGGAATCGCTTGTCTGCAAACTGGGTCTTGTTATTGGAGATTACGATCTTTGGTATTCCGAATTGGGCTATGACTTGCCTCCAAAAGAATTTTTGGCATTGAGTGGCCGTGATCGTGGCCAGCACTTCAGCTtcgatccatttggtgtagtagttaATGGCGACTATAAGAAATCGCAGTTGCCTGGGAGCCATGGGGAACAGTTGACGACGTCGATTTCCCAAGTTCTGAAGGTGTGATCCTCCGTTATTACGCTGAGCTAATGGGGGCTGCTTGGTGTAGGTCGGTGAACTTGGCATTTCTTGCAGCTTTTGACCAATTAGAGAGAGTCTCTGATGATGGTGGGCCAGAAGTACCCGGCTCGAAGACTTTCTGAGCTAGGATTTTTTCCCCGATGTAATGGTCACAGCATCCTTCGTGGATTTTATGAAGTACGTAGCCGGTGTCGTTGAGCTCTACGCATTTGAGGAAGGGCTGGGACAACCCTCTTTGTATAGTTGTCCCGCTATTGTGGTATACTTTGCAGCTTCCcattttatatgttttgcttcCTTTAGGTCTTTGGTAGGTTCCCGTCGTTGAGGTATCGGAGGATTGGGAAGGTCTAGGAGTGCTGATTCATCATAGAAAGGTTTGCCAAGGTTGTAGTAACGACAAATGGGGTCATAATGACTTCCTGGATCAGTGATCGGTTCCCGAGGACCGACTTGGTACTTGCTAGTTTAGAGAGCAAATCATCTCGGCGTTTTGTTCTTAGGGAATGTGCCGAACGGTCACTTTGTTGTATTTGGGGTTAGCTCTTTGACCTTGGAGCTGGTGTTTGATGAGCCGTCAACGTGCAATTTTCATAGCTCGTTGACTCATTTCCTGTGGTCATTTTAGCGATGAAGTCCGCGATGGATTGGGTCTTGATTGTGTTCCTGGGTTCGAATCTGATCTCGTATTGTGATAGCTTGGCCGACCAAGTGAGTGTTTGTCCTGCCAGGTCTGGCTTCTGTTGTACTTTCCTGACAGTCTGGTCTGTCCGAACCGTAATGGGGTGGCTCTGGAAGTACTGCCGAAGACGTCGAAACACCATTAGTAGTGCGTAGGCCGTAGGCGAGCTTTTCGAGTCTGGAGTAGCACATCTCCGCATCTTGGAAAACCTTACTTATGAAGTAGATTGGACTCTGTGTCTTTTGCTTGTCTTCATGGATTAACGCCGCCGTTAGTGCTTCTTCtgttatggacaagtagaggtaCAATGTCTCTCCCATTCTGAGTTTTGAGAGTATGGGAGGTTCTAGTAGCACTTTTTTTTAAGTGTTGGAAGGCTTTTCGCACTCGGGTTCCCATTTGAAGCTTATACCCTTTTCATGAGTCTGAAGAAGGGGATAACCTTTTGGGCCGAGGCTCTGAGAAAACGTGAGAGGGCGGCAACTCAGCCAATTAGCCTTTAGATATCCTTGAGGATTGCGGGGCTACTAATCTCAAGGATGGCCTTGTACTTTTTTGGGTTTGCTTCTATTCCATATATCGTGATCGTGAATCCTAAGAACTTCACAGCCTACATTTTGAAGGcgcactttgtcgggttgaggCGCATCCGAAGCTTCCTTAGGGTGTCTAGTATGAGTTTGAGGTTGCTAATGAACCCCTCGCTTGTTTGTGCCTAGGAAAGCATGTCCTCAATATAAACCTCCAGTTTGGTCCCTGAGAGGTCTTTAAAGATCTTGGTGACGAGCCTTTGGTAGGTGATCCCAGCGTTCTTTAACCCGAAGGGCATGGCTGTGTACCGGTATGTTTCTTCGAGGGTTAAGAACTTGATTTTTTCTTCGTCTAGTCGGTGCTTGGGTATCTGGTTGTACCCAGAGTACAcatccatgaagctgaggtactGGTGTCCCAAGATGGCGTCTACTAGCCCATCAATATTTGGCAGAGGGAAGGTGTCTTTTAGACAAGCTTTGTTCAAGTCCATGTAGTCAACGCACATTCGCCATTTGTCATTTGCCTTTTTGACCAACACAACGTTGGCCAGCCAGGTCGTGTAGGGGAATTTTCGGATGAAGCTTGCTTCAAGCAGGCTTTTTACCTACTTGTTGACCTTAGATGCTCGGTCCATggatattttccttcttctttgcgCTATTGGCTTAGCTTTGGGATCCACGCCTAGTCAATGAGAATAAGTCCCTATTTTGTTTAGGAGCTCTACGAGATCGCTTTTTAGGTTGAAGGACATCTCTGGTTGATGAATGTGAATTCGTCTTTGGTTTGCCCTATCTATAGCTTTTCCATGTCTCCCTCTACTTCTGATCTGGGTTGGTAATCCTGGTGTGCATCCAAGTTGGAGAGAAAGATCCCTATTATGGCTCGGGATTGTTTCCGCAGggctaggctggtgttgtcgcattctGCTACGGTTTCTCATTGCCGTGAATTGTTCTGATGGTTTTGTTCTTGGCTTGAAACTTTATGATGAGGAACTTGGTAAATATGGTGGTGGAGAGGTCGTTGATGGTTTTCTGCCCTAAGATAATGTTTTATGCCGTGGAATCCTTTAAGAGCACGAACTCGGAGAGTATGGCCTTTTTTGGTTACCAGATCCAATGGTGACTGGTAGTACTATAGAAACGTCTGGATTGAGAAAATTGTCTCTGAGACCGGTTACTCCATTTTGGTGGCTTTGTAAGTTTTCGTTTCGAAGTCCTAGCTTGTCAAAAACTCCTCGAAAAAGGATGTTGGAGTCGACTCCGGTGTCCACGAGTATCCGCTTAACTAGATCGATTCCAACCTTGGCTGATATGATGAAAGGGGTGTTTTCCTTCGACGTGATGCTCTGGCAGTCATTGGAGGAGAACATTATCGTCGTCGGGAGGGGAGGGGGTTCTTTGTTCATCTTTTACTGCCAGTACCTGGAGGTCCTTTTTTAGCACTGACATGGATTTTTCGATTGCATCTTTTTCGGTGATGATGTTCACTATGATCGTCGAGTCGGTTTCCGGGCTCTCCTGTTGGGCCTGCCTTATCATCTTGGGATTGCATCCTTTCCATTCCTGTGATCTCTCCCTTTTGGTTTTTATGGGTTCTCAAATGATTTTGGCAAACTTCTGGAATTTATTGTCTCGGATGACTTGTTCGAGAGCGTCTTTTAAGTCAAAGCAGTCTTGATTTGTGTCTGTATTCTCTGTGATAGTCACAGTACAGGATTTTATTACTGCAAGTCCACTCTTTCAGTTGTCGGGCCTTCGGGAGGATGTCTCGTTCCACTATCTGGTGGTAGATCTTCGTGATCGGGGCGGGTATGGGGTGTAGTTCGTAAACTTCCCCACCATGGGTGGTTGGTTAGGACCAGTGGATTTGTAGTGCTACTTTGGGTTGTCTTTGGATGGTGGATTACTTCGAGGTGCCGTATTATCGTGATACCGTTTATTGGCTACTACGACTTAGCTTATCTCTTCGTCATTTATGTTTTTCCTTGCAACGTTCTGGATTTCATGCCTAATCTAGACTGGTTTGGTGATGAGATGCTTTCAAAAATCTTCATTCATGAGTCTGTTGGTTAGGCAGAGGCTGGCTACAGAGTTCGTAAGCTTAGCTTGTCCACTGTTAAGCACTCATCATTGAACTTGTCGAGGTATTTCCTTGTGGGTTTGTCTTGCTTTTACATTACTCCGACCAGGTTGATCCGGTGCTTCGCTTTTGTAATCCTGGTAGTAAACTGTaccataaatttttttaagacgTCGTTGAAATTGCCTATCGAGTAATTGGGGAGAGCATTGAACTATTTGATTGCGGGGCCGACTAGGGTTACCGAGAAGGCCCTACATCGAGCTACATCGGCGAACCCTTCtaagttcatcctggcctcaaaggccatGAGATTTTCTTGTGGGTCCTTCGTCCCGTTGTATTTCATGTCGGTTGCCTTGTAGAAACCCTTCGGTAGCTTGACATTTAGAATTCTCTCGGTGAATAGGGTGGCTCTCATTATCATGTGCTCGCTCCTTGTTCGTTTGGAGTCCCGCTGGTGCCTTATACCGTCGTCGTTGTGTCGATGCTCTGGCTCTCGAAAAACACTGCGGTCCCACCGTTTCCCATGTCATCGTTTGGGAAACATTTCTTTATGGGTTTCTCGCCGTGAACGGCTTCTGGAGGTCGCTTGACTTATATGTTCTGGCTGGTATCGTTCCTTGGAAGTGACCTGGCTTTCAAGGATTTGTACCCTTTAATAGAGCTCTTGGATAATTTGGATCACTTTCTCTCCTAGGCCGTCGATTGCTCTGGTTTTATTGAGTTGGTGATTGCCTTTTTTTGGTTGCTGCTTGTTAGGAGTCGGCTGGCAGTGTACAACACTGGATATCCTTCCATGGGTCGGCGGGGGAATGTCATTCCATGACTCGTCCATCGAGTTGGGTGGGTCTGACTCATGGTGAAGGTTTGAGGATCGCTCATCGAATTCTTCCGTCATGTCGCCGAGGCTTGGCAAGTCCCCACAGATGGCGCGATTGTACTGGAAGTTGCTGGTACGGGTTGTGAGATAGATCAGGGACTCGCCGGCCTTGGGTGGTGACGGGATCAGATCTTCTTGGAGCGACGGGGGTGGTACCTGTAAAGACACTTCCAATACTCAAGTCaaaatggatctgagaggtatagAAAGGGGGTTAGAAATGTGTACCATACCTGAGGGAGTCTTCTTTTATATAGTTTGTgtcgttatcttatctttatcttgtgGACTAAGATAAGGAAGTATTTGAATTGGAATGTTCAATTAGAAATTATTTGAAGTTACTAGGCCGGTCTAGACTATATTAGTGGCCCGACCCGTTTGACCGAATTGTTATTGCTCTGATTCGGGATTCGAGAGTCGGATTCAGAACAATTAGCAAGTAAAAATATGAAATATTGTAGGTTTATTTATTCTGTTGAtttgtataaatttataaaattataaaatttataattaaatttttatattttttttctttcgtacctatattatttttaattttataattaaattttatgtaaaatatatTAGAATTAACTGAATATGTTTTTACAAATTTGGAGCCAACCTAACATCGTTTAATATTGACTCATTTAATTTGAAAGCAATATAATTATAACAGGAGCTCGGCATTTCCGTTTAATATTGATTccgttgaagacttggaaggcgGAAAGGACTTTCTGGCTATGAGGAACGATTGGCAGCGTTGCGTAGATTCCGAAGCAAGAGCTCACCATTTCTGTGGTGGTGCTCGTGGTGGTTGCCAGTGCTGTAACAAGATCTTCTTCAGGTTGCTGAGGTGGCTTCTCTTGTGGTGGCTATGGCGGTGGCGGTAATGGTAAAGTATTGGCCAATAAAACTGAATTGTTATTGTTAGAATCTAAGGGCGTTGGCGGTACTACAGGCCAGTAATGATTCAAAGATGAATCTTGAAAATGCATAGTGCTGTAAGCATGCGTGTTTGAAGTATTTGTTTGCTTTATAACCGGAGTTTTGTTTTCTGGAGATGGTGGTGCTGCGGCCACAGCGGCGGAGGAGTCAGGAGTGAGGAGGCGGAGCCCGGAACTCAATCTGGAAGATTATTACTATGGGGAAATTGAAATTTCGATgatcaaattaagtaatttcgtGAATCTAGCTCAGAGTCTATCATCTGCGTAGACCCAATTCACTGGTTAATGTATCGTCTAGCCACTTTCATTACCATAATTGGATAacaaaaccaaaaaagaaaaaacaatgtAAACAATCCTTTAGAGcaggaaaataaaataaggacCACAACATGATTGACCTgttgaagatttttttttttttttgtattatttaaataaaatctcgAATGTCATGATGATTTAAGCATCATTTTACATCAAGGCCAAAAAAAGGCAACATTTTACATGTACCAGATTGAACTAGTACATCAAACACTAAGGTAATCTAGTGGTTTAaatctaattctttttttttttaattcaaatttatacCATTAGATTACCTTAGTATACCTAAATATACAATACATTAATATTATATAGCATTGTCCTTTATATGTGTTACAATATGATCAAactgagaagagaaaagagagcaAACACAAAAAGGAAGTTTGATTATTGATTCAATCCCTAACAACACTAACTAGCAAAGAGCACTGCAGTCCAAGATCAGAGACATTGaagtttaatttttcttttctaatttctaACCCTTAGAGTGCAAAGGTTTCCGAATCCCATGTACTTCTTTTGTTCAATATTGTGAATCAGGTTTGCTATGCCTACTCCACCTGCACATGtagtttatttatttagaataataatTTGTATATTTTGATATAAACTAAACCATattaattacaataataatagaCTTACCTAATGATATTGCACTGACAAAAACTGTAAGTGATAGGATGAAAATAATAAGAGATGCTCTCCCTAGAAATGCAATGAGCTTTCTCACCAAATGTTGTCCAATAAGTGCAGCAACAGTTGCTACAGCTACAAAATACAGAGCTGCCATGCAAACATAAATAACAAGCTCAACCATATATATGATTATCTCTTCTTTAGGGGTGTAAGCGAGTTATTTTCCAAATATATTCCGCGACACTTACCATAAGGAACAGGAAAACGTTTAAGAAGGTAATATTCGACCACAGACATAGATGCTGAGAATGTCATTGCAAAAGTGGATGTAGCACTTGCcaccttcatcatcatcatcatgggaAGTTAATATTATATTCCACATACATAATCATCAGAGTGAGTTCCAAAACAGATAAAACATAGTGTTTAGTTTACCTGAGGTGGAATTCCAAGGCCAAGGAAGAGTGGACCCAAGATGAAACCACCACCAAGGCCAAGCAAGCCACCAATTATGCCAGCAAGAATGCCACAAGCCATGTATAGAATTATCTGATGCACTCTCCAATGTGTCTCTTTGTCTCCCTTTGAGGCTATTCCTTTCTTCCCTTTGTATAGAAGTACTGCCTCATATGAACTCACTCCTACTGTTATCGGCACCTTAAGGGACATGGACCAAGTCAAATTAATCACCATCACATTCATCAACATTAACCATTTGTTCATGTTTAGAGAAAGAAGAGTAAAGTGACAATTAGGTTCATGAAAATTTTGGCTTCGGATTAATTAGTCCtactgaagaaaaaaaatactaatttgatCTTTCAAGATAGCAAACGATGGATATTATGTCTTTCTATCAATTCATTACGTAAAACTTAATGATGGTGCTTATATATAGTATTAACTATTGTGACATGTCTATTTTATGAAAAATCATCGTGTAGATAATAATTTTTGGAGTAAAACTCCACTTGTTTCTAATAGGATTCATAGTAAATAAAGAACAGTTGATAAAAGTtatataaaaactcaaaaaataatgaAGTTTTATTATCTAAAACTACATGGTTGTTATACTCATGTGGCAGCATCAGAACACACCACTATAGATAACAAAATATatagacaatttcattttgttttgTACTATCTATGAATGGAAGAACATACATGTTCAGCATTTACTATCgcgaaaaatttaattaataaattttttttcattaaggGTTAATTAGTTCGAGGTCAAAATCCTTGAGGATTCAATTATTGTCACTCTACTCTTCTAGAAAGAAAATTCTATTACCTGCAGTATATTCAATGCCCAATATAACACTGAGCAATTTGTTGTATAGTTCTGTTTCACAATAAAGGCACATCATCATATTAGCATTAATATATAATCAACAGAGATCAATCATCTATCTACACAAGTTAATTAAGAATTCAATAATATCTCACTTTTCCTATCTCTAATGCAAGAATCATGATCCACACAGAGACAAGAAGTCCAAGCTCCCTCCAATAAACGTTCTCTATAACGGAAACCTGCAAAAGAAGAATACAAATTGTACTAAACATGCATGCGTGGAATGAAGCAAGCAACAACCTCGCTCATAGCTTCATTTTCTTACTACCTTTTTCTTAGATTGTTTATTAATGTTGTTAGTGAGATTTTCATTGACCGAGCCTACTCCTGTTTGAGGATCATTTGCAGCATTTTCAGCCCTCCCAATATCTGATTAGACACAGAATTAATTAGCTTAATTAATCTCGTTGTTCCATATATATTGATAAATCGTTTTTATATATTAACGACAGAATAAATACCAGACCAACTTAATTACTTACCATTCAGTTGTGATTTCTGCTTAGCCTCCTGGAATCATAACAAGAATAATAATGCATTAAACTAAACCAGAGCATCAAGTGCAAATTAGTAAAATGATTCAATAATATAAAAGGATGATCCAAGtttcttaagaaaaaaaattaaacctgCTTAAGACGGGTTTCTTTTTTCCATGTATCAACACCCTTTAGAAATGCATTAGTTGAAATGCCTGTTTCATCAATGAAATAATAATTCAAGACTACTAGAATTATTATCATGGAAGATATATAGATGTTCATAATTAATAATgaaattgttaattaattaattacctatGAAAACTATAATCAACAAAGTAGTTAGCATCCAATCAGGGAAAGTGACATTGAAAGCAACTCCAATACTGATTCCAAGCATCAACATTGGTTGGAAAAGAAGTGCTAAATCATAATCAATCACAGGCAAATCAAGTGTTGGATGTCTTTGCCTTAGATTGTAGAAAACTGTTGCTCCTGCTCCACCAGTAATCATGCCTTCATCACCATgaatatacatatattaattaagttaatcaaAGGGATTAATCAGCAtatcatgataaaaaaaaaagtagaccATGCATGCATGTATGTGCTCGTctattaattactaattaatcAATAATGTTAATTTATGTCGTTGAAATTATATATACATGGTGAACATATATACAACAAATTAACATACGTATGACAGTAGGACACTACTAATAATGCAAATGTACGTGtagttatttttcaattttttgggaTAAAGAGAATGCTTAATTATCCtgtaaaattaaaagtttaatttgTATAGTAGTGGTACTTGATTTGTTAAGAAGGGAAAAAAGTTTAATTACGTAAACACTtgtacttcaaatttttttttccataTAATTAATGTTAATGGTTCATTTTAGTGGTGTAGAAGTAAggtttaaattaaattaagttcttgaaaataataagaaaaacgaTAACagcaaattattatttatttcaactattatatattctcctaaatttttataatgaaatacataaaaaaaattagtcactaTGTGTAATTATAtgtattgttttatatatttttaatttatattttatattttatattttatattttaatgtatatattttatacgaataattaattttattattaattaattttttcatatatacataagataattatttttataaattagcattgttggttaaaaaaaataaaaatataatttttgagagTGCCTCACTAGTCCATCACTTTTGTGGGATGACTTTATTGGATATCGGAAAatgaactttttttttgaaaaatcaggtGTAGTCAATTTGACGTAAAATTATACTTAAAAGTCGTTAGATGATTGCTCTGAgatatcaacttcatatgaagtcgatttcacctaagttttcacaattttttttattgttagaatACTATTACTACACTAGCCCTAAGTAAGAGATAAGAGGATTAATATATAAaaagcgaaaaaaaataaaagcattattaggatcaatttaaataaataatttaattaatgtttttaaaaaaattaaaatataaaagaaaagacaatttttttattttttcataaatactttaaataattttaaaagaatcagaaattaattttaacaattataCTAAACATGAATTCTGTAAGTTTTCAAAGTAAAAAACAAAATTCACTTTCGAACCTATCTAACTGCCGCTTAGTTAGGAGACTAGAATTGTTTACCAGCATGTAGCATATGTGGTTATGTACTTATCAGTCTTAATGAGGCAAAGAAGAAGATTAAGATAATGTTAATACAAAAAATTgtcctttttatttaaaaattctcaCTAAGCAACCTAGGTAGGTAGGTAGAAGTACtgaattgttgaagaagaagaaatgaatgaTGAACGGCATAATAGatgttaattaattatgataTTTGAGATAGATAGATGGTTGCTTACATTTGGATATAGCTGTGGCTGATTTAGCATCAAATCCAATAATAAGGGTTAGCATGGGAACAAAGATGCCACCCCCACCGACACCTCCCACTGTACCAAATGCTGATCCAAGGAACCCTATTATGCTCCCTACTACTATTCTCCACCCAATTTCCATCCCCTGATACATACATATCAACACAACAAATTATTATTATGCATTAATTCTATACAATTTAATAATAGCAGTTACCGTACCGGCCATTTGTGTTTGTAAAATGATGATTGTGGATCATGATGAAACCCTTTTGTTTCATTGGATGATGGTGGTGCAgacgaagaaggagaagaaacaaGGAGAAAAAAAGCAATAATCAAAACCCTTCCACTCATCACGTCCCACCATTTTAATAATCCATGCAAGCCCATCTAAACCGCCACCACCAGTCCTAATTAAGTAGCTAGTACAGGAGTGTGAacagatataatatatatatgatatgatatgatgatGAGGTTGCTAAAAAGTAAGATTAGTGATGTAAATTAAAGAAGCATGTAGCTTTTCCAATTGCACACTAATACTCCTTTTTTGACTGCTAATTAATATGTATGCAATGTGTTTCACACGGTTGGAGGAGTATGTATGCATACAGAAAGACGACATAGATAGATGTATCACATGTCTCTACTTTCATTGGTTCAACACATCAGTGTACTCCCACCACTTCAATCTTATCTCCAATTTACACACCTTATTAATATTTATGCCTTTTACTTAATTATTTACATCTATCCAaggatccaaaaaattttaagtttccaTGGTACCCAAAACAATAACTACTTCCAAGTTAGTTAGAatctatttaatatttaatttttatatctgtcatttatttaaattttctcaTGTTTTGATGAATTTTCATATATGATATTATGAATTAAAATGTTTTTTCTCTCTTTAATCTTATTTAAAGAGTAAATTATAAGATTATAATTtactgttagaaacaagagactaaattaaaaaaagaatttgtgtattatttcgtgtattcaagttgtttggaatgatataatataaaaatgtatttatagatattaagagaattgtaataataaagacgtaatattttataataaatattcatatactaaataatactaattgattttaattatattataacatTTACAATATCAattgaaaaaattgaaaagattcaTTCTCCTCCGTTATACTTGCCGTTGAGTCCATTTCTGTTGAAATTTTCATCATTGAAGAACTCATATATTAATTCGTTTTCTCTAGTCAGTCATTATTATTTCTCAGAAATAATTACTCAACAAGAATATGAAATTTATATTATGATTTCCGATCCTTGATGCATTTTGATTGACTTCCTTGTTGAGATGCATATGTGCCCAACTTAGCTATGATATGATCTGATCTACCGTTCATTAATGATTATTGATTCATATGTGATGATCCCAATAATTTTATTTACAACATTTCACTCTCACTATTACATTTGGTATATATATCAAAAGACTGTGCTTGAAGAAAATGATTGTATCTGATGTTAGAAGAATATAATCAAGTTTTATTACGTttcaacttttattattaaaaatttaaattatttgtttattaagaatttattttggattcGTTGCTTCGGCTTTTTAATTAGTATATTGTAGCTTTAGATCAAtctgattaatattttttttaaaatattaaggaattaacagaatttattatttttaattagtaattaacaaataatgtttaaaaatataaattaaaactattttattaaattactaaattaaaaaaaaataaaataacaattaaaaataataaattcttctGTTGaatcttgaattttttttaataatgaaacGTTCTAAACATGAGATTTGATGTGCTAAAAAAATCATATGACATCGGCGTACCATAGTTTTTTAATAACACTTCAATAAACATAAGATCTGATTTccatttgatttagaaataaaaaaacaagccaaaaatatttttattttcctcccAACATTTGGAATACATCAGACATATTGTATATGAATAAGTTTGACCACATTAATTAATGAATTTGTTTAATAATTAGTTTCATttatcattctgtggtggtgagCAGTACTCGGAATTCTCTCgtataattttgttttccttAGTGCTTAAGATGGCCTTCAATTAATTCTGCATATGGACAAGTTTGGGCCACACCCACAGCTAAGTATAGTTTAAGATTCATGCAAAACAACAAAATCTGTAGGTCCATTCTCAACCGTGCATTAATTATAATTACTTTGATGTAACGTCGTTAATGGTCCATAATTACAAAACAAGAATATTATTCCACGAGAtggaaaaaattgaagaaaattaTCAACTTTCTTTTA
Coding sequences:
- the LOC140177795 gene encoding uncharacterized protein, whose protein sequence is MPSSPTYTKQPPLAQRNNGGSHLQNLGNRRRQLFPMAPRQLRFLIVAINYYTKWIEAEVLATITATQCQKFFWRQVIAQFGIPKIVISNNKTQFADKRFQEFLEGLGISQRFSSIERLQTNGQVEAANKVIIKGLKKWLDKAKGLWANELGLVLWSYRTSPQTFTVESPFRLTYGLEAIIPIENWEPSPQRTIGGHNENA
- the LOC112792776 gene encoding sulfite exporter TauE/SafE family protein 3-like → MGLHGLLKWWDVMSGRVLIIAFFLLVSSPSSSAPPSSNETKGFHHDPQSSFYKHKWPGMEIGWRIVVGSIIGFLGSAFGTVGGVGGGGIFVPMLTLIIGFDAKSATAISKCMITGGAGATVFYNLRQRHPTLDLPVIDYDLALLFQPMLMLGISIGVAFNVTFPDWMLTTLLIIVFIGISTNAFLKGVDTWKKETRLKQEAKQKSQLNDIGRAENAANDPQTGVGSVNENLTNNINKQSKKKVSVIENVYWRELGLLVSVWIMILALEIGKNYTTNCSVLYWALNILQVPITVGVSSYEAVLLYKGKKGIASKGDKETHWRVHQIILYMACGILAGIIGGLLGLGGGFILGPLFLGLGIPPQVASATSTFAMTFSASMSVVEYYLLKRFPVPYALYFVAVATVAALIGQHLVRKLIAFLGRASLIIFILSLTVFVSAISLGGVGIANLIHNIEQKKYMGFGNLCTLRVRN